The Erythrobacter sp. JK5 genome includes a region encoding these proteins:
- the proB gene encoding glutamate 5-kinase, with protein sequence MVADLKALLDPAQCRRLVVKVGSALLVEHGKARTAWLASLASDLSALRAQGTEVILVSSGAIALGAARLGFAKGGRASLADAQAAASVGQVALAQLWAEALGAHGLTAAQMLVTLGDLEDRRRYLNAAATLERLIEAGAVPVVNENDSVATEEIRFGDNDRLAARVAQAAGAQGVLLLSDVAGLYDRDPASEGAQLIDRVEGVTPEVIAMAGDGSSSGLGSGGMRAKLQAARIAERAGVALGIVDGRRDSPVARLRDSGIGTIFLPVRADNARKAWLGGRIAPEGVLTVDAGCVEALGRGASLLAAGLIEVEGAFQRGALVSLHGPKGERLGQGLVEYSAEECRAILGLQGSEQEAKLGYAPRAAVVHRDHMVRG encoded by the coding sequence ATGGTCGCCGATCTGAAGGCGCTGCTCGATCCCGCGCAGTGCCGCCGGCTGGTGGTGAAAGTCGGATCGGCGCTGCTGGTCGAACATGGCAAGGCGCGGACCGCGTGGCTCGCCTCGCTCGCGAGCGATCTGTCCGCCCTGCGCGCGCAGGGGACCGAAGTGATCCTGGTCAGCTCGGGCGCGATCGCGCTCGGCGCGGCGCGGCTGGGCTTTGCGAAAGGCGGGCGCGCGAGCCTGGCCGATGCGCAGGCGGCGGCTTCGGTGGGTCAGGTCGCGCTCGCGCAGCTGTGGGCCGAGGCGCTGGGCGCACACGGTCTCACCGCCGCGCAGATGCTGGTGACGCTCGGCGATCTCGAGGACCGGCGGCGTTATCTCAATGCTGCGGCGACGCTCGAGCGGCTGATCGAAGCGGGCGCAGTCCCGGTGGTGAACGAGAACGACAGCGTCGCGACCGAGGAAATCCGGTTCGGTGACAACGATCGGCTGGCCGCGCGCGTGGCGCAGGCTGCCGGAGCGCAGGGCGTGCTGCTGCTGTCCGACGTCGCGGGACTCTATGATCGCGATCCGGCTTCCGAGGGTGCGCAGCTGATCGATCGGGTCGAAGGGGTGACGCCTGAAGTGATCGCAATGGCGGGCGACGGATCATCGTCCGGGCTGGGTTCGGGCGGGATGCGGGCCAAGCTGCAGGCCGCGCGGATCGCCGAACGCGCCGGGGTTGCGCTGGGCATCGTGGATGGTCGCCGGGACAGCCCAGTCGCACGGCTGCGGGACAGCGGGATCGGGACGATCTTCCTGCCCGTTCGCGCGGACAATGCGCGCAAGGCGTGGCTCGGCGGGCGGATCGCGCCCGAAGGCGTGCTGACGGTCGATGCGGGCTGCGTCGAAGCGCTGGGCCGGGGCGCGAGCCTACTGGCGGCCGGCCTGATCGAGGTCGAGGGCGCGTTCCAGCGCGGTGCGCTCGTCAGCCTGCACGGACCGAAGGGCGAGCGGCTGGGGCAGGGCCTGGTCGAGTATTCGGCGGAGGAATGCCGCGCGATCCTGGGCCTGCAAGGCAGCGAGCAGGAAGCGAAGCTCGGCTACGCCCCGCGCGCCGCCGTCGTCCACCGCGACCACATGGTGCGGGGGTAG
- a CDS encoding TonB-dependent siderophore receptor, whose translation MKSKTVWCGAALAAIAWSAPVWAQADAESEADGVIYLTERPVPILVTASRDMPIPVSEFTGSLTLITPEQIDRRQIRDIADVLRDVPSVAVSSVAGQTQIRMRGSEANHVLVLVDGIEVSDPNNGEFDIGTLQAEIGSRLEVLRGPQSALYGNDAVAGVVAYNAASGRELSGFSARIEGGTNSTVNGAARYGYRGDGWDAALSATVVSTEGEPNARNGTRDIGRDSYTISGKGAVEVADGFELRSALRYVETEGEFNDQDFGFGSPTQGFVIDSPGTQYENQAFYALVGARFEALDGAWIHDLSAQVADIDRNTVAPAGFPSETESDRFKASYVTAYDFGGNDHTVTFAADYEVEGFNNVLTFDDRREIENVGLVGEYRYSGERFDFAAAVRHDINDRFQDATTFRIGAGMRVTDTTRLRAAFGTGVKNPTFGELFGFFDGVFVGNPNLQPEESTSWEVGVDQDFVRGAVRVSLTYFDAELENEIFTAFPPPDFIQTPGNRATDSTQRGVELAIAAQLGSGFSFNGAYSFVDAEEDGVEEVRRPDHLASAVLNWAAPRDDFSANLAVRYHGEAQDSDFTVGAFPAPQTTLDDYVLVNVNARVKLAEGIDAFGRVENLLDETYEPVFTFVAPGRAALIGIEARF comes from the coding sequence ATGAAATCGAAGACTGTGTGGTGCGGCGCTGCGCTGGCGGCGATTGCGTGGAGTGCGCCTGTGTGGGCGCAGGCCGATGCGGAAAGCGAAGCCGATGGCGTAATTTACCTGACCGAGCGCCCAGTCCCCATTCTGGTGACCGCGAGCCGGGACATGCCGATCCCGGTGAGCGAGTTTACCGGATCGCTGACCCTCATCACTCCGGAGCAGATTGATCGGCGCCAGATCCGCGACATCGCCGATGTTTTGCGCGACGTTCCGAGCGTGGCCGTCAGCAGCGTGGCGGGTCAAACCCAGATCCGGATGCGCGGGTCGGAAGCGAACCATGTGCTGGTGCTGGTCGACGGGATCGAGGTGTCCGACCCGAACAATGGTGAATTCGATATCGGCACGTTGCAGGCCGAGATCGGCAGCCGGCTCGAAGTGCTGCGCGGACCGCAATCGGCGCTGTACGGTAACGATGCGGTCGCCGGTGTCGTGGCCTACAACGCGGCGAGCGGTCGTGAGCTTTCGGGCTTTTCTGCGCGGATCGAGGGTGGGACCAATTCGACCGTCAACGGCGCGGCGCGCTATGGATATCGTGGGGATGGATGGGACGCGGCGCTCTCGGCCACCGTCGTCAGCACCGAAGGCGAACCCAATGCGCGGAATGGCACCCGCGACATCGGTCGCGACAGCTACACCATTTCGGGCAAGGGTGCGGTCGAAGTCGCCGATGGCTTCGAGCTGCGCTCCGCACTCCGCTATGTGGAAACCGAAGGCGAGTTCAACGATCAGGACTTCGGCTTTGGCAGCCCGACACAGGGTTTCGTGATCGACAGCCCCGGGACGCAATACGAGAATCAGGCGTTCTACGCGTTGGTCGGTGCCCGGTTCGAAGCGCTGGACGGAGCGTGGATTCACGACCTTTCCGCGCAGGTCGCCGACATCGACCGCAACACCGTCGCGCCTGCCGGCTTCCCGAGCGAGACGGAGAGTGACCGGTTCAAGGCGTCCTACGTGACCGCCTATGACTTTGGCGGAAACGATCATACCGTCACTTTCGCTGCAGACTACGAAGTTGAGGGCTTCAACAATGTCCTGACCTTTGACGATCGCCGCGAGATCGAAAATGTCGGGCTGGTCGGCGAGTATCGCTATTCCGGTGAGCGCTTTGATTTTGCCGCTGCAGTCCGTCACGATATCAATGATCGCTTTCAGGATGCGACCACGTTCCGGATCGGCGCAGGCATGCGCGTGACCGATACGACGCGGCTGCGTGCGGCTTTTGGTACAGGGGTCAAAAACCCGACTTTCGGTGAGCTGTTCGGCTTTTTCGACGGCGTTTTCGTCGGCAACCCGAATTTGCAGCCCGAGGAATCGACCAGTTGGGAAGTCGGAGTGGATCAGGATTTCGTCCGCGGTGCGGTGCGGGTATCGCTGACCTATTTCGACGCCGAGCTCGAAAACGAAATCTTCACCGCCTTCCCACCGCCTGACTTCATCCAGACACCGGGCAATCGCGCGACCGACAGCACCCAGCGCGGTGTCGAGCTGGCCATTGCGGCGCAGTTGGGAAGCGGCTTCTCCTTCAACGGTGCCTACAGCTTCGTCGATGCCGAGGAAGACGGAGTCGAGGAGGTCCGTCGCCCCGATCACCTCGCCAGCGCAGTGCTCAATTGGGCCGCGCCTCGCGATGATTTTTCCGCCAATCTGGCTGTCCGTTACCACGGCGAAGCGCAGGATTCCGATTTCACCGTCGGAGCCTTTCCCGCGCCGCAAACCACGCTGGACGATTACGTACTCGTGAATGTCAACGCACGGGTGAAACTGGCGGAAGGGATCGACGCCTTCGGGCGGGTCGAAAACCTGCTCGATGAAACCTACGAGCCGGTCTTCACCTTCGTCGCTCCCGGGCGAGCAGCGCTGATCGGTATCGAAGCGAGGTTCTAG
- a CDS encoding NAD(P)-dependent oxidoreductase yields the protein MVTHVAITGATGFVGHATLDAALAKGLRVRALTRRNQHARERVEWVSGTLDNDAALAELATGVDAVIHIAGLTNTPDTSEFDRANVAGTQRMLAATGAAGIRRFVFVSSLSAREPELSAYGASKARAEELVKASDLEWTIVRPPGVYGPRDKDYLDLFKAAKLGIVPVPPAGRSSLIHVEDLARLLIALACAGSIATHRTYEPWDDNPYGYEHTELAQMIGEAVGRSQVFAPSLPEPLLQIAARIDKALRGHKAKLTEDRVGYMVHPDWVCDVRKAPPLSLWQAVWDGEAGLKMTAEWYREQGWL from the coding sequence GTGGTTACGCATGTCGCGATCACCGGAGCGACCGGTTTCGTGGGGCACGCGACGCTCGATGCGGCGCTTGCGAAGGGGCTGCGCGTGCGCGCGCTCACGCGCCGCAACCAGCATGCGCGCGAGCGGGTGGAGTGGGTGTCCGGCACGCTCGACAACGATGCGGCGCTGGCCGAGCTCGCGACCGGTGTCGATGCCGTGATCCACATCGCCGGTCTGACCAACACGCCCGACACCAGCGAATTCGACCGCGCCAATGTTGCCGGGACACAGCGCATGCTCGCGGCGACCGGCGCGGCGGGCATCCGGCGCTTCGTGTTCGTCTCGTCGCTCTCGGCCCGCGAACCCGAGCTGTCGGCGTACGGCGCGTCCAAGGCGCGCGCCGAGGAACTGGTAAAGGCCAGCGATCTCGAGTGGACCATCGTGCGCCCGCCGGGCGTCTATGGCCCGCGCGACAAGGATTATCTCGATCTGTTCAAGGCGGCCAAGCTCGGCATTGTCCCGGTCCCGCCGGCGGGACGCAGCTCGCTGATCCATGTCGAGGATCTGGCGCGGCTGCTGATCGCGCTCGCCTGCGCCGGGTCGATCGCGACGCATCGGACCTACGAGCCGTGGGACGACAATCCCTATGGCTACGAACACACCGAACTGGCGCAGATGATCGGCGAGGCGGTCGGCAGGAGCCAGGTTTTCGCCCCCAGTCTGCCCGAGCCGCTGCTGCAGATCGCGGCCAGGATCGACAAGGCGCTGCGCGGGCACAAGGCCAAGCTGACCGAGGACCGGGTCGGCTACATGGTCCACCCGGACTGGGTGTGCGACGTCAGGAAAGCCCCGCCGCTGTCGCTGTGGCAGGCGGTATGGGATGGCGAAGCGGGCCTCAAGATGACCGCCGAATGGTACAGGGAGCAGGGCTGGCTGTAG
- a CDS encoding phosphoadenylyl-sulfate reductase, producing MNEHRTIDRLDASPRFSEHDAVRLNRMFRGSSTQEMLEAVIKDNLAGDVAVVSSFGAESVALLHLIAQVDPGVPVLFLETGKHFAETLAYRDEVVERLGLTNLVVLTPDEVELIAKDESGLRWSYDPDGCCEIRKVKPLAKALAEFDASFTGRKAFQSSSRANLPRFEIDNSDAQGRLKINPLIDWSADDIAAYLEEHDLPRHPLVANGFPSIGCEPCTHKVADGEDPRSGRWKGWDKTECGIHKPGEEPFL from the coding sequence ATGAATGAGCACCGCACAATCGACCGGCTCGATGCCAGCCCGCGCTTCTCCGAGCACGACGCAGTGCGCCTCAACCGCATGTTCCGCGGGTCTTCGACGCAGGAGATGCTCGAAGCCGTCATCAAGGACAACCTCGCGGGCGATGTCGCGGTGGTTTCCAGCTTCGGTGCGGAGAGCGTCGCCTTGCTGCACCTGATTGCGCAGGTCGACCCCGGTGTTCCGGTGCTGTTCCTCGAAACCGGCAAGCATTTTGCCGAGACGCTGGCCTATCGGGACGAGGTGGTCGAACGCCTTGGTCTTACCAATCTCGTCGTTCTCACCCCGGACGAAGTCGAGCTGATCGCCAAGGACGAAAGCGGGCTGCGCTGGTCGTACGATCCCGATGGCTGCTGCGAAATCCGCAAGGTCAAGCCGCTGGCCAAGGCGCTGGCCGAATTCGATGCGAGCTTCACCGGGCGCAAGGCGTTCCAGTCATCGAGCCGCGCCAACCTGCCGCGCTTCGAGATCGACAATTCGGACGCGCAGGGCCGGCTCAAGATCAATCCGTTGATCGACTGGTCAGCCGACGACATCGCCGCCTACCTGGAAGAACACGACCTGCCGCGTCATCCGCTGGTCGCCAATGGCTTTCCCTCGATCGGCTGCGAGCCGTGCACCCACAAGGTCGCCGACGGCGAAGACCCGCGCTCGGGCCGCTGGAAGGGCTGGGACAAGACCGAATGCGGCATCCACAAGCCCGGCGAGGAACCGTTTCTGTAA
- a CDS encoding Bax inhibitor-1/YccA family protein — MADWKDTQRTQSNFGSVPRAGGEVTYDEGLRSYMLSIYNYMASGVLLTGIVAMAAAATGLAYAFAGGPLMWIVALAPLGFIMAMSFGLHKMSQGTLQILFWSFAIVMGLSMSTIFLVFTGESIAVTFFATAGAFAGLSLWGYTTKKDISGWGSFLIMGVFGLIIAMVINIFLQSEAMAFVISSLGVLIFAGLTAYDTQRLKNQYHQVRGTEFMGKAVIMGATTLYLDFVNMFMFLLQFLGSRE; from the coding sequence ATGGCTGATTGGAAAGACACGCAGCGCACGCAGTCGAATTTCGGCTCGGTGCCGCGCGCCGGCGGCGAGGTCACTTACGACGAGGGCCTGCGCTCGTACATGCTCTCGATCTACAATTACATGGCTTCGGGTGTGCTGCTGACCGGAATCGTCGCCATGGCGGCGGCAGCCACCGGGCTTGCCTATGCGTTCGCCGGGGGTCCGCTGATGTGGATCGTCGCGCTCGCGCCGCTCGGCTTCATCATGGCGATGAGCTTCGGCCTGCACAAGATGAGCCAGGGCACGCTGCAGATCCTGTTCTGGTCGTTCGCGATCGTGATGGGCCTGTCGATGTCGACGATCTTCCTGGTGTTCACCGGTGAATCGATCGCGGTGACATTCTTCGCCACGGCGGGCGCCTTCGCGGGGCTGAGCCTGTGGGGCTACACCACCAAGAAAGACATTTCCGGCTGGGGCAGCTTCCTCATCATGGGCGTGTTCGGGCTGATCATCGCGATGGTGATCAACATCTTCCTGCAGTCGGAAGCGATGGCGTTCGTGATCAGCAGCCTCGGCGTGCTGATCTTCGCAGGCCTTACCGCCTACGACACGCAGCGGCTGAAGAACCAGTACCATCAGGTGCGCGGAACCGAGTTCATGGGCAAGGCGGTGATCATGGGGGCAACGACCCTGTATCTCGACTTCGTCAACATGTTCATGTTCCTGCTGCAGTTCCTCGGCAGCCGCGAATAG
- a CDS encoding DUF934 domain-containing protein yields MDNLGTSPDEVQFRFRDDEPADHGTVTVDACCDQTNATAVRIEPGDDARVLIPFLDRLALVEVNFPSFGDGRGYSAARILREAGYTGELRAVGDVLVDQLSHMRRCGFDAFAPDKPLDEEDARRAFETWENVYQSAADGRKTIQELRHE; encoded by the coding sequence ATGGATAATCTCGGCACCTCCCCCGACGAAGTCCAGTTCCGCTTCCGCGACGACGAGCCTGCCGATCACGGCACCGTCACCGTCGATGCATGCTGTGACCAGACCAACGCCACCGCCGTCCGGATCGAACCGGGCGACGATGCTCGGGTGCTGATCCCGTTCCTCGATCGGCTCGCGCTGGTCGAAGTCAACTTCCCCAGCTTCGGCGACGGGCGCGGCTATTCCGCCGCCCGCATCCTGCGCGAGGCGGGCTACACCGGCGAATTGCGCGCGGTCGGCGATGTCTTGGTCGACCAGCTGAGCCATATGCGCCGCTGCGGGTTCGACGCTTTCGCGCCGGACAAGCCGCTCGACGAGGAGGATGCCCGCCGCGCCTTCGAGACGTGGGAGAATGTCTACCAGAGCGCTGCGGACGGGCGAAAGACCATCCAGGAATTGCGTCATGAATGA
- the cgtA gene encoding Obg family GTPase CgtA, whose amino-acid sequence MHFLDQAKIYLKSGAGGPGAVSFRREKYVEYGGPDGGNGGKGGDIIFEAVQGLNTLIDFRYSQHFKAKRGNHGQGRDRTGAGAPDLVIKVPVGTQVLSEDKEEVLADFTEVGQRVVFLEGGMGGRGNASYKTATNRAPRQHQPGEPGEEMWVWLRLKLLADVGLLGLPNAGKSTFINAVSNAKAKVGHYAFTTLVPKLGVVRHKGREFVLADIPGLIEGAADGAGIGDRFLGHIERCRVLIHLIDITGTDDQDPVEAMRIVEEELAAYGAGLEDKPRLVALNKLDLADEELVAGFAEELTEAGAAQVFAVSGATGEGIEQLLDAVLGYLPDRTSTETKAAEVEDEAEKGDEWSPI is encoded by the coding sequence ATGCATTTCCTCGATCAGGCCAAGATCTATCTCAAATCGGGCGCGGGCGGACCGGGAGCGGTCTCGTTCCGGCGCGAGAAATACGTCGAATATGGCGGCCCCGACGGCGGCAACGGCGGCAAGGGCGGGGACATCATCTTCGAAGCGGTGCAGGGCCTCAACACCCTGATCGACTTCCGGTATTCGCAGCATTTCAAGGCCAAGCGCGGCAATCACGGGCAGGGCCGTGATCGCACCGGAGCGGGCGCGCCCGATCTGGTGATCAAGGTGCCGGTGGGCACCCAGGTCCTGTCCGAGGACAAGGAGGAAGTGCTCGCCGACTTCACCGAGGTCGGCCAGCGTGTCGTCTTCCTCGAAGGCGGTATGGGTGGGCGCGGCAACGCCTCCTACAAGACCGCGACCAACCGCGCCCCGCGCCAGCACCAGCCGGGCGAACCGGGCGAGGAAATGTGGGTGTGGTTGCGGCTGAAGCTGCTCGCCGATGTCGGCCTGCTTGGCCTCCCCAATGCGGGCAAATCGACCTTCATCAACGCGGTGTCCAACGCCAAGGCGAAGGTCGGGCATTACGCCTTCACCACCTTAGTTCCCAAGCTCGGCGTGGTGCGGCACAAGGGCCGCGAATTCGTGCTCGCCGACATTCCCGGTCTGATCGAAGGCGCAGCGGACGGGGCGGGGATCGGCGACCGGTTCCTCGGCCATATCGAGCGCTGCCGGGTGCTGATCCACCTGATCGACATCACCGGAACCGACGATCAGGACCCGGTGGAAGCCATGCGCATCGTCGAGGAGGAGCTCGCCGCCTACGGCGCGGGGCTGGAAGACAAGCCGCGCCTGGTTGCGCTCAACAAGCTCGACCTCGCCGATGAGGAACTGGTGGCAGGCTTCGCAGAGGAACTGACCGAGGCGGGCGCGGCGCAGGTGTTTGCAGTCTCGGGCGCAACAGGCGAAGGGATCGAACAATTGCTCGACGCGGTGCTCGGTTACCTGCCCGATCGCACGTCGACCGAAACCAAGGCCGCCGAAGTCGAGGACGAGGCGGAGAAGGGCGACGAATGGTCGCCGATCTGA
- a CDS encoding pyrroline-5-carboxylate reductase has protein sequence MTTKLLLIGCGNMGGAMLAGWLASGIDPARFAVLDPALESVPDGVALFREPGEASGHDAVLLGFKPQQLGALGPELQSLTGQGVTVYSLLAGITLDQLGSAFPKAAAHVRVMPNLAARIGKSPVILCERGLADRGPTSSLFDRLGSVVWLADETRFDLVTALAGSGPGFVYRFIDALAAAASELGLDPATAQDLALATVEGASALAARAELSPGELADRVASPGGMTREGLDVLDRDNALRALLVDTLRATRDRGAKLSRGSD, from the coding sequence ATGACAACCAAGCTTCTCCTGATCGGGTGCGGAAACATGGGCGGCGCGATGCTGGCCGGGTGGCTGGCCTCGGGCATCGATCCGGCGCGTTTCGCGGTGCTCGATCCGGCGCTGGAATCGGTTCCTGACGGCGTGGCGCTGTTTCGAGAACCGGGCGAAGCCAGCGGTCACGATGCGGTGCTGCTCGGTTTCAAGCCGCAGCAACTGGGCGCGCTGGGTCCGGAATTGCAGTCGCTCACCGGGCAGGGTGTCACCGTCTATTCGCTGCTCGCCGGGATCACGCTCGACCAGCTGGGTTCCGCGTTTCCGAAAGCAGCGGCGCATGTGCGGGTGATGCCCAACCTCGCCGCGCGGATCGGCAAGTCGCCGGTGATCCTGTGCGAGCGCGGACTGGCCGATCGCGGCCCGACCTCGAGCCTGTTCGACCGGCTCGGCAGCGTGGTCTGGCTCGCGGACGAGACCCGGTTCGATCTGGTCACCGCACTGGCCGGGTCCGGCCCCGGCTTTGTCTATCGTTTCATCGATGCGCTGGCGGCCGCGGCGAGCGAGCTCGGGCTCGACCCCGCGACCGCACAAGACCTTGCGCTGGCCACGGTCGAGGGCGCTTCCGCGCTGGCGGCCAGGGCCGAGCTGTCGCCGGGCGAGCTGGCGGACCGCGTCGCGAGCCCCGGCGGGATGACCCGCGAGGGACTGGACGTGCTCGACCGCGACAACGCCCTGCGGGCACTGCTGGTCGATACGCTGCGCGCGACCCGCGATCGCGGTGCAAAACTGTCGCGCGGAAGCGATTGA
- a CDS encoding YbjN domain-containing protein, with the protein MMPRESEYAAQDDAAPVDMLAALFEARGWPCEVISDDEMTGEVQGSWAKYQLRAIWRSADNVLQFLCLPDIRVSDDKRPRAYELLSLVNEQMWLGHFDIWSNGDVLLYRHGALLGDEGMLSIAQAQALVETAIDECDRFYPAFQFVLWGDKTPRDALDSALVDAAGEA; encoded by the coding sequence ATGATGCCGCGCGAATCCGAATACGCCGCGCAGGACGACGCCGCCCCGGTCGATATGCTGGCAGCGCTGTTCGAAGCGCGCGGCTGGCCGTGCGAGGTGATTTCGGACGATGAAATGACCGGCGAGGTCCAGGGCAGCTGGGCCAAGTATCAGCTGCGCGCGATCTGGCGCAGCGCCGACAATGTGCTGCAATTCCTGTGCCTGCCGGACATTCGCGTGTCGGACGACAAGCGCCCGCGCGCCTACGAATTGCTGAGCCTGGTCAATGAACAGATGTGGCTCGGCCATTTCGATATCTGGTCGAACGGCGACGTGCTGCTGTATCGTCACGGCGCATTGCTGGGCGACGAGGGCATGCTGAGCATCGCGCAGGCGCAGGCGCTGGTCGAAACCGCGATCGACGAATGCGACCGGTTCTATCCGGCGTTCCAGTTCGTGCTGTGGGGCGACAAGACGCCGCGGGACGCGCTCGACAGCGCGCTTGTCGATGCCGCAGGCGAGGCGTAG